A genomic window from Gossypium hirsutum isolate 1008001.06 chromosome D12, Gossypium_hirsutum_v2.1, whole genome shotgun sequence includes:
- the LOC107947024 gene encoding cysteine--tRNA ligase 2, cytoplasmic: protein MDPSKQETNQKKASKPMAKKETQEFQFVVYNTMTQQKEVFNPKTPGKVRMYVCGVTAYDFSHLGHARAAVSFDVLYRYLKHLGYEVTYVRNFTDVDDKIIRRANETGEDPISLSDRYCKEYNIDMSDLQCLSPTHEPRVSDHMEQIKDMITQIINKDFGYVVEGDVFFAADKFSNYGKLSGQKLENNRAGERVAVDSRKRNPSDFALWKAAKPGEPSWDSPWGPGRPGWHIECSAMSAHYLSFKFDIHGGGLDLIFPHHENEIAQSCAACEESDVSYWMHNGHVTNNNEKMSKSLGNFFTIRQITERYHPLALRYFLINAHYRSPLNYSVVQLEGASDAVFYIYQTLKDCQDALLQLQEEMPNDGKPARITPDAKECISKLRNEFQVKMSDDLSTSLILTGAFLEALKLVNNLLTMLKKKQQKQQRLLVIQSLKEIQNEVTKVLDVLGLQPPCSYNEVLLQLKEKALTRAGLVEDDVIRLIKERAEVRRNKDILKSDQMRAHLQAKGIALMDVGTETIWRPCVPVQQDSEIVPSEGQKVPPKPESA from the exons ATGGATCCCTCAAAGCAAGAAACAAACCAAAAAAAAGCTTCTAAACCGATGGCTAAGAAGGAAACCCAAGAATTCCAATTTGTTGTTTACAATACCATGACTCAGCAAAAAGAGGTTTTCAATCCCAAAACCCCTGGAAAAGTTCGCATGTATGTCTGCGGTGTCACTGCCTATGATTTCAGTCACCTTGGCCATGCTCGTGCTGCCGTTTCCTTTGATGTCCTTTACAG GTACCTTAAGCATTTGGGTTATGAGGTTACTTATGTCAGGAATTTTACTGATGTTGATGATAAG ATAATTCGTCGAGCCAATGAGACTGGAGAGGATCCAATAAGTTTGAGTGACCGGTACTGTAAAGAATATAATATAGATATGAGTGATCTACAGTGCCTTTCTCCAACACATGAGCCACGTGTTTCTGATCAcatggagcagatcaaagatatgATAACTCAG ATTATAAACAAAGACTTTGGATATGTTGTTGAAGGCGATGTGTTTTTTGCTGCTGATAAATTCTCAAATTATGGCAAGTTATCTGGGCAGAAGCTGGAAAATAATAGAGCAGGTGAACGTGTTGCTGTTGACTCAAGGAAGCGTAATCCTTCCGACTTTGCATTATGGAAG GCTGCAAAGCCAGGTGAGCCATCTTGGGACAGCCCTTGGGGACCTGGACGACCTGGGTGGCACATAGAATGTAGTGCAATGAGTGCACATTATTTAAGCTTCAAATTTGACATTCATGGTGGTGGGCTTGATTTGATTTTTCCTCACCATGAAAATGAAATTGCTCAAAGTTGTGCTGCATGCGAAGAGAGTGACGTAAGTTATTGGATGCACAATGGGCATGTTACTAATAACAATGAGAAGATGTCAAAATCTTTGGGTAACTTTTTCACAATTCGCCAG ATTACTGAGAGATACCATCCACTGGCTTTGCGATACTTCTTGATAAATGCACACTATCGTTCTCCTCTCAATTACTCTGTTGTTCAGTTGGAAGGTGCATCAGACGCTGTTTTTTACATATATCAG ACTTTGAAAGATTGTCAAGATGCTCTATTGCAACTACAAGAAGAAATGCCCAACGATGGCAAACCAGCACGGATTACTCCGGACGCCAAGGAATGCATTAGCAAGCTCCGCAATGAGTTCCAggtgaaaatgtcagatgacttGAGCACTTCACTTATACTGACTGGAGCCTTTCTAGAAGCATTGAAGTTGGTAAACAATTTGTTGACCATGCTAAAG AAGAAGCAGCAAAAGCAACAAAGATTATTGGTAATTCAATCCCTTAAAGAGATTCAGAACGAAGTTACAAAAGTTTTGGATGTTCTGGGATTGCAGCCACCTTGCTCTTATAACGAG GTTTTGCTGCAATTAAAGGAGAAAGCATTAACGAGAGCAGGGTTGGTGGAAGATGATGTGATTCGTCTAATTAAAGAGCGAGCTGAGGTGAGGAGAAACAAAGACATCTTGAAAAGTGATCAGATGAGAGCTCATTTGCAAGCAAAGGGCATTGCACTCATGGATGTAGGCACGGAAACAATTTGGAGACCTTGTGTTCCTGTTCAACAAGACTCGGAAATAGTGCCATCAGAGGGCCAGAAGGTCCCTCCCAAGCCTGAAAGTGCATAA